Proteins from a genomic interval of Zingiber officinale cultivar Zhangliang chromosome 1B, Zo_v1.1, whole genome shotgun sequence:
- the LOC121984678 gene encoding enoyl-CoA hydratase 2, peroxisomal-like, whose protein sequence is MVISNPSSSTIDPELVISHRFSETSFCYTERDVALYALGIGTCSGDAVNEKELSYVYHKNGQKFIKVFPTFAALFPFSRGLGLEGIHGLQYDPRLLLHGQHYIEIYRPLPSNSCILNQFKVAGLHDKGKATIIELETTSYIKESGEVLCMNRSSIYLRGSGGFSSASQPYSYKTYSDSQPSRFSIPKHQPTAIFEETTQLSQALLYRLSGDYNPLHSDPMIAQVAGFARPILHGLCTLGFAVRAIIRSFCDGEATAVKNIFGRFLLHVYPGETLVTEMWLEGSTAIYQTKVKERNRVVLSGYVLLKQNSSL, encoded by the exons ATGGTGATCTCGAATCCCTCGTCTTCCACGATCGATCCCGAACTGGTGATCTCCCACAGGTTCTCCGAG ACCTCGTTTTGCTATACAGAAAG AGATGTAGCGCTCTACGCTCTAGGCATCGGAACTTGTTCTGGAGACGCGGTGAACGAGAAGGAACTCAGCTACGTTTACCATAAAAATGGACAAAAGTTTATCAAG GTTTTTCCTACCTTTGCTGCCCTGTTTCCTTTTTCTAGAGGTCTTGGACTTGAAGGAATTCATGGATTGCA ATATGATCCTAGGCTTCTGTTGCATGGTCAACATTATATAGAAATCTACCGGCCTCTTCCTTCAAACAGCTGC ATTCTCAACCAATTCAAAGTTGCTGGCTTGCATGACAAAG GAAAAGCAACTATAATTGAGCTTGAAACTACAAGTTACATAAAAGAGTCTGGTGAAGTACTGTGCATGAACAG GAGTTCAATATACTTGCGTGGTTCTGGAGGTTTTTCAAGCGCATCACAACCATATTCGTACAAAACCTACTCAGATAGTCAACCTTCTCGATTTTCAATTCCTAAACATCAGCCTACTGCAATTTTTGAAGAAACAACCCAACTATCTCAG GCTCTATTGTATAGGCTATCAGGCGATTATAATCCTCTTCATTCAGACCCGATGATTGCACAGGTGGCAGG GTTTGCACGCCCAATACTTCATGGCTTATGTACTCTTGGCTTTGCGGTGAGAGCCATCATAAGATCCTTTTGCGATGGGGAAGCAACAGCTGTTAAAAACATCTTTGGTCGTTTCCTTTTGCATGTATATCCTGGAGAAACTCTAGTCACAGAAATGTGGCTTGAAGGCTCGAC AGCTATTTATCAGACAAAGGTGAAGGAGCGAAATCGAGTTGTGCTCTCTGGTTATGTGCTACTGAAGCAGAACTCTTCCCTGTAG